The nucleotide sequence AATAAGGACTTATTGATAAACTGCGGCAGGAGAGAGGTGGGTTCTACTTCTTTGCGTCTGATTTTGTGAGCTTGATTGAGTACATATTCTAAATATTGTCGTGGATCAACCTGATTCAATTTGCAGGTTTGAATGAGACTATAAAGCAAAGCTGATTTGTTAGCGCTTTTTTCATTGCCAACAAATAGCCAATTGCGCCTGCCAACTGCAAAGGGTCTAATTTGATTCTCAATCCAGCAATTACTGATTTCGATTTCACCATAATTAATGTAGCGGCAAAGATAAGGTTTCTGATTTAGACAATAAGTAATGGCTTTTCCTAAAGCGCTTTGGGGTGGCGCATGTATCTTTTCTATTTTTCTAAATATTAAGTCTAACAGAGGTTTGGACTTTTCTTGCCGAGCTAATGCGCGATCGAGAACACTAAAACCCTTAATATCTTTTTCGATTTGATATAAGGCGCCAATATGCACCAACATTTCACCTGCTTTACCGGATTTATTATTGCCATTGATTTTAACTACATCAATAAATTTTCTTCTGGCATGATCCCAGCAACCAAAATGGGTCACCTCAGGGTTTTTTCTTAAATTGTTATAGCCGGAATATCCGTCCGTTTGCAATAATCCATTAAAATTTTTTAATACCCGATCTGGATTCCCTCCTTCTCGGCTCAAGTTAAATTCAAAAAGGATAAATCGATTTTTGGGATCGTAACTATGGTACGCCCATAAGTAACCCTTTTTGTGAGGTTTTAAAACAGTTACAGGAGTTTCATCCGCTTGGATAATGCGCGTATTTAGAAATTGTTGATATAATGCATCTTGTAATGGAGATAAAACCTCTGCGGCCCCCATAACCCAATTACCTAGCGTATTATCAGGAATAGCCAAACCCTGCCCAGCAAATATTTTTGACTGTCGATAAAGAGGCAAATGATGTTCATATTTTTTAATGACAACATCTGTGATAAGTCTGGCGCTAGCCATGCATTTGGGGAAAGGAGATTCGGGTTTTTTTTCTGATTTGATGGTTTCACATCGGCGACAGGTATATTTTGGTTGAACATGCTCAATGACTTTAATTTGCTCTCTAATGTGATCTATTTGTTCTGAGATGTCTTCGCCAATTTTTTCAAGTTGACAACCACAGACGCATATTTTTTCGGATTCAGACAGGTCATGGACGTGGCGTTCTCGCAATAGTTTAGAAGTATCTAATTGGCGACCCCGTGTTTTTACTTTACGACGTGTGTATTTAATGGTTTCAGTGCTTTCTTCAGGAGCTGAGTCAGTTTCTGCT is from Gammaproteobacteria bacterium and encodes:
- a CDS encoding IS66 family transposase, which codes for MTNHEKIQKIIGTLSHISDDNVEIFESLLADKDATIFNLKNEISWLKQQIKLGQQKRFGQSTEKSESLQLPLIFNEEAETDSAPEESTETIKYTRRKVKTRGRQLDTSKLLRERHVHDLSESEKICVCGCQLEKIGEDISEQIDHIREQIKVIEHVQPKYTCRRCETIKSEKKPESPFPKCMASARLITDVVIKKYEHHLPLYRQSKIFAGQGLAIPDNTLGNWVMGAAEVLSPLQDALYQQFLNTRIIQADETPVTVLKPHKKGYLWAYHSYDPKNRFILFEFNLSREGGNPDRVLKNFNGLLQTDGYSGYNNLRKNPEVTHFGCWDHARRKFIDVVKINGNNKSGKAGEMLVHIGALYQIEKDIKGFSVLDRALARQEKSKPLLDLIFRKIEKIHAPPQSALGKAITYCLNQKPYLCRYINYGEIEISNCWIENQIRPFAVGRRNWLFVGNEKSANKSALLYSLIQTCKLNQVDPRQYLEYVLNQAHKIRRKEVEPTSLLPQFINKSLFI